One segment of Cohaesibacter intestini DNA contains the following:
- a CDS encoding YraN family protein: protein MAGRARERHRKESYDRGLRTERWAGLIMRAKGYQILATRYKAQGGEIDLVCRQGDLLIFLEVKYRASLDDALWSITPRNQQRIVAAASHYIANQPDDSINSYRFDVMAFAKGTGAKPDWQHLEAAFDAF, encoded by the coding sequence ATGGCCGGACGGGCGCGGGAACGGCACCGGAAAGAGAGCTATGATCGAGGCTTGCGCACCGAGCGCTGGGCCGGCCTGATCATGCGGGCCAAAGGCTATCAGATCCTTGCCACCCGCTATAAGGCGCAAGGGGGCGAGATTGATCTTGTTTGCCGCCAAGGCGATTTGCTGATCTTTCTTGAAGTCAAATATCGCGCCAGTCTTGACGATGCCCTATGGTCGATCACCCCGCGCAACCAGCAGCGCATTGTTGCCGCCGCTTCCCATTATATTGCCAATCAACCCGATGACAGCATCAATAGCTATCGGTTCGATGTCATGGCTTTTGCCAAGGGCACTGGCGCCAAGCCCGACTGGCAACATCTGGAAGCAGCCTTTGATGCCTTTTAA
- the rsmI gene encoding 16S rRNA (cytidine(1402)-2'-O)-methyltransferase — protein MTGNKDSDNLSLGVSGDEGDDNQQKLASEAPTDDAFGAQDSDVAESEKSSYFVAGTKLRATDVAAGLYIVSTPIGNLKDITIRALEMLAAADMVACEDTRVSRKLLTHYGIRTRLITYHEHNADRQRPYILNALAEGKAVCLISDAGTPLLSDPGYKLVGDVIEAGHAVIPIPGASAMLAALVAAGLPTDQIHFAGFLPQKAGARDRKLMDLSGATGTLVFYESPRRLAPVLSAMATHLGGERHVVVARELTKKFEEFKRGTLTELAALYAESDAPRGEAVVLIGPRSEPDLAELDVEALIREGLNSGLHVKQLSADIAARVGAKKNDIYKLAQTIKDQLSDED, from the coding sequence ATGACCGGCAACAAAGACAGCGACAACCTCTCCCTTGGAGTGTCTGGCGATGAAGGTGATGATAATCAGCAAAAGCTTGCGTCGGAAGCACCAACAGACGATGCGTTCGGTGCACAAGACAGTGATGTGGCTGAGAGCGAGAAATCGTCTTATTTCGTTGCCGGAACAAAACTGCGCGCCACGGATGTGGCCGCAGGTCTCTATATTGTTTCCACTCCGATCGGCAATCTCAAGGACATCACCATCCGGGCGCTCGAAATGCTGGCCGCAGCCGACATGGTCGCCTGCGAAGACACCCGCGTGTCGCGCAAATTGCTGACCCATTATGGCATCCGCACCCGGCTGATTACCTATCATGAGCATAATGCCGATCGCCAAAGGCCCTATATTCTCAATGCTTTGGCTGAAGGAAAGGCGGTCTGCCTGATCTCCGACGCAGGCACGCCGCTGCTCTCTGACCCCGGCTATAAGCTGGTGGGTGACGTCATCGAAGCTGGTCATGCGGTCATCCCGATTCCCGGTGCGTCTGCCATGCTGGCTGCTCTGGTGGCTGCCGGTCTGCCAACAGACCAGATCCATTTTGCTGGCTTCCTGCCACAGAAGGCCGGAGCGCGCGATCGCAAGCTGATGGACCTGAGCGGTGCGACGGGCACCTTGGTTTTCTATGAAAGCCCGCGCCGTCTGGCCCCGGTGCTCAGCGCCATGGCAACCCATCTGGGTGGCGAGCGTCACGTCGTGGTGGCGCGTGAGTTGACCAAGAAATTCGAGGAATTCAAGCGCGGCACCCTGACTGAACTGGCAGCCCTTTACGCCGAAAGTGATGCGCCGCGCGGCGAAGCCGTGGTGCTGATCGGGCCGCGCTCCGAGCCGGACCTAGCGGAACTGGATGTCGAGGCTTTGATCCGGGAAGGCTTGAATTCCGGGCTCCATGTCAAGCAATTGTCTGCCGACATCGCAGCCAGGGTTGGTGCCAAGAAAAACGACATCTACAAACTGGCGCAAACGATCAAGGACCAATTGTCAGACGAGGATTAG